From the genome of Methanobrevibacter smithii ATCC 35061, one region includes:
- the cas6 gene encoding CRISPR-associated endoribonuclease Cas6: MRLEIILKGKNNFKVPFNYNHILSAIIYNKIADLNFANELHSSKSFKFFTFSQIYIPKRRIVKDGIIAKDGVISFYISSPNDFLIKSLVDGFLEDLEISFQNQKLTIQKIEALKTPEFSSKSEFKTLAPIIVRTKKEINGELKIWDLAPSDKFFKSLENNLIKKYIKFNNLTKTDKKINIYSDMNFVKRKRISINKGNATTHHRAYMMDLILEGDLDLIEFAYDVGIGEKNSMGFGMIKLLE, encoded by the coding sequence ATGAGACTCGAAATTATCTTAAAAGGAAAAAACAACTTTAAAGTTCCATTTAATTACAATCATATTTTATCAGCCATTATTTATAATAAAATAGCTGATTTGAATTTTGCCAATGAATTGCACTCATCAAAATCATTTAAATTTTTTACTTTTTCTCAAATTTATATTCCTAAAAGAAGAATAGTTAAAGATGGAATAATAGCTAAAGACGGAGTTATTAGTTTTTATATATCTTCACCTAATGATTTTTTAATTAAAAGTCTTGTTGACGGATTTCTTGAAGATTTAGAAATAAGCTTTCAAAACCAAAAATTAACAATTCAAAAAATTGAAGCATTAAAAACCCCTGAATTTTCATCTAAAAGTGAATTTAAAACCTTGGCACCAATAATTGTCAGAACTAAAAAAGAAATTAATGGTGAACTTAAAATTTGGGATCTTGCACCTTCAGATAAGTTTTTCAAATCATTGGAAAATAATTTAATAAAAAAATATATTAAATTTAATAATTTAACAAAAACTGATAAAAAAATCAATATATATTCAGATATGAATTTTGTAAAAAGAAAACGAATTTCAATAAACAAAGGCAATGCTACAACTCATCACAGAGCTTATATGATGGATCTTATTTTAGAGGGTGACCTGGACCTGATTGAATTTGCTTATGATGTCGGAATAGGTGAGAAAAATTCAATGGGCTTTGGAATGATTAAATTATTGGAATAA
- the cas5b gene encoding type I-B CRISPR-associated protein Cas5b, translating to MKYLRILIEGWTASFRYPAFISGFQPTLPVPPLSTIYGLLSAAKGELVTPDETNVGFVFDYDAKAVDLETIYELKGLKGNKSNVAKREFLFNPSLYLYTDDLKFKKYFKNPTYPILLGRSSDLAIISEIKEIKMEKKNNVKLGKTILPFGIEGAFGIIQALPTHFSDSIPRKAIGTKPYLLMNQFFDYSGDCYFDSELNWGVWIHK from the coding sequence ATGAAATATTTAAGGATTTTAATTGAGGGGTGGACTGCTTCATTTAGATATCCTGCATTTATAAGTGGATTTCAGCCAACATTGCCAGTTCCTCCTTTAAGTACAATTTATGGATTATTGTCTGCTGCTAAAGGGGAGTTAGTTACTCCTGATGAAACAAATGTTGGTTTTGTTTTTGATTATGATGCAAAAGCAGTAGATTTAGAGACAATTTATGAATTAAAAGGATTAAAAGGAAACAAATCTAATGTAGCTAAAAGAGAGTTTCTATTTAATCCTAGTTTATATTTATATACTGATGATTTGAAATTTAAAAAATATTTTAAAAATCCAACATATCCAATTTTACTTGGAAGATCTTCAGATTTAGCTATTATTAGTGAAATTAAAGAAATTAAGATGGAAAAAAAGAATAATGTTAAGTTAGGTAAAACAATTTTACCATTTGGTATTGAAGGTGCATTTGGAATTATTCAAGCATTACCTACACATTTTTCAGATTCAATTCCTAGAAAAGCAATTGGAACCAAACCATATCTATTGATGAATCAATTTTTTGATTATTCTGGTGATTGTTATTTTGATTCTGAGTTAAATTGGGGAGTTTGGATTCATAAGTAG
- a CDS encoding Ig-like domain-containing protein, with the protein MFNKKYFILVFFVFLIAITSVSAQDDAVASQDLNELSFNDNVVLDTNTDAEHYADGGVRQDTGQTADDLINLSECSSAVLQVSDNEGVICIRRDAANAADIYIESGSWGDIGYLKQYKTSGGYFSHAIVTSNGWLIGNGGVTDGSVFRQIESIASEMVVTNQITNDYLSRIYKIMSRYSLGHFVIKAADGTYGVVFSNLYHVSKLQPGQYVLCPNIYSMSQKGSYDSSLNPVDAAIKKVYTDSYGVNRRNIMTYHWKLTASSNGLSYGVDSYASNDDGRGVGRSTSNMADNVYYFSNFHSRNSLPLARDKLFLGTHVFENSIEVFRLLTPVSSCPVGDNIELKYQVNYIAHSSPVVQFALPEGFDFNNASVSRGNYRLDSGRIVVWNLNDCDMNNYITISLKALKSGQFDLYHSLDNNFVGSDKLFANDYGAVLCADDVNKYYRGPERFSICLKDVNGNPIVGENVIININGVDYKKVSDDKGTASLAINLDSGEYLAKVSYNGRFGSDSKKANVKVYETISGNDIVKMFRNETQFYAKFIDSSGNPLAKRAVTFNINGVFYTRNTDDSGYAKLNINLRPGTYILTAYNPVNNEKKGFNITVKALICENHDIVKYYKNSTQYTAKVYDKDGSLAIGKNVTFNINGVFYKRTVDENGTVTLNINLNPGKYIVTAIYEGYDVGNNVVVKSVLLTDDLSMKFKDGSKFNATVLDGQGKPLANQTVIFNVNGVFYNKTTADNGVASLNIRLLRGEYIITSIWNSYQIGNKITIS; encoded by the coding sequence ATGTTCAATAAAAAGTATTTTATTTTAGTTTTTTTTGTTTTTCTGATAGCTATAACTTCAGTCAGTGCGCAGGATGATGCTGTAGCTAGTCAGGATTTAAATGAATTGTCATTTAATGATAATGTGGTGTTGGATACTAACACTGATGCAGAACACTATGCAGATGGTGGAGTAAGGCAGGACACAGGTCAGACTGCTGATGATTTGATTAATTTAAGTGAATGCAGTTCAGCTGTTCTTCAGGTAAGTGATAATGAAGGAGTTATTTGTATCAGGCGTGATGCTGCAAATGCCGCTGATATTTATATTGAAAGCGGTAGCTGGGGAGATATTGGTTATCTGAAGCAATATAAAACCAGCGGGGGTTATTTTTCACATGCAATTGTCACATCCAATGGCTGGCTTATTGGTAATGGTGGTGTAACAGACGGTTCTGTATTTCGCCAGATTGAAAGCATAGCTTCTGAAATGGTTGTCACCAATCAGATTACAAATGATTATCTTTCAAGAATTTATAAGATAATGTCCAGATATTCTTTAGGTCATTTTGTAATTAAGGCAGCTGACGGAACCTATGGTGTTGTTTTCAGTAATTTGTATCATGTTTCTAAACTGCAGCCTGGACAGTATGTTTTATGTCCTAATATTTATTCCATGTCTCAAAAAGGCAGTTATGACAGCAGTCTGAATCCGGTTGATGCAGCCATTAAAAAAGTTTATACTGACAGCTATGGTGTCAATAGGAGAAATATAATGACTTATCACTGGAAGCTGACTGCTTCTTCTAATGGACTGTCCTATGGAGTAGATTCCTATGCATCAAATGATGACGGTAGAGGTGTTGGCCGCTCAACATCCAATATGGCAGATAATGTTTATTACTTCAGTAATTTCCATTCAAGAAATTCCCTTCCATTAGCTAGAGATAAACTATTTTTGGGAACTCATGTTTTTGAAAACAGTATTGAAGTTTTCAGATTACTGACTCCCGTCAGCTCATGTCCTGTTGGAGATAATATTGAGTTGAAATATCAGGTTAACTATATTGCTCATTCAAGCCCTGTAGTTCAGTTTGCTCTTCCTGAAGGATTTGATTTTAATAATGCAAGTGTATCTAGGGGAAATTACAGATTGGATTCTGGCCGTATTGTAGTTTGGAATTTAAATGACTGTGATATGAATAATTACATCACAATTTCTCTTAAGGCACTTAAATCAGGACAGTTTGATTTATACCATTCACTGGACAACAATTTTGTCGGAAGCGATAAATTATTTGCAAATGATTATGGTGCTGTACTTTGTGCAGATGACGTAAACAAATATTATAGAGGTCCTGAAAGGTTTAGCATATGCTTAAAGGATGTTAATGGCAATCCTATTGTTGGTGAAAATGTTATTATTAATATCAATGGTGTTGATTATAAAAAAGTTAGTGATGATAAGGGCACTGCTTCACTGGCCATTAATCTGGATTCTGGTGAATATCTTGCCAAAGTAAGTTATAATGGACGTTTCGGCAGTGATTCCAAAAAAGCCAATGTAAAAGTATATGAAACTATCTCAGGAAATGATATTGTAAAGATGTTCAGAAATGAAACCCAGTTTTATGCAAAATTCATTGATAGTTCAGGAAACCCTTTAGCTAAAAGGGCAGTTACATTCAATATCAATGGTGTGTTTTACACAAGAAACACTGATGATTCAGGTTATGCAAAATTAAACATTAACTTAAGACCCGGAACCTACATTTTAACGGCATACAACCCTGTAAACAATGAGAAAAAAGGTTTCAACATAACTGTCAAAGCTCTTATCTGTGAAAACCATGATATAGTTAAATATTATAAAAACAGCACACAATACACAGCAAAAGTCTATGATAAAGACGGAAGCTTAGCTATTGGTAAAAATGTAACATTTAACATAAACGGGGTATTCTATAAAAGGACAGTTGATGAAAATGGTACAGTAACACTAAACATCAATTTGAATCCCGGAAAATATATTGTAACTGCAATATATGAAGGATATGATGTGGGAAACAATGTGGTTGTTAAAAGTGTTCTGCTTACTGATGATTTGTCCATGAAGTTTAAGGACGGCAGTAAGTTTAATGCAACTGTTCTTGACGGTCAGGGAAAACCCTTAGCTAATCAGACAGTGATATTCAATGTAAACGGAGTATTTTACAATAAAACAACAGCAGATAATGGTGTTGCAAGTTTAAATATCCGACTTCTCAGGGGAGAATATATCATCACTTCAATATGGAACAGTTATCAAATTGGAAATAAAATTACAATCAGTTAG
- a CDS encoding CRISPR-associated helicase/endonuclease Cas3 has product MVILAKPNETLMEHTENTLKVFKCIKECYPDVPKICGVPDFWEHLFYILFFHDFGKAAVGFQNSLNSNNYWGYRHEILSACFIISLNDIFPEVTINAIGLTIITHHKDVKKLRKDYQIKNKEAKRVFDEKLFELKPNFDELISYLNLVPKLSEKYLGYKLKTPNNISFEDLRSVYNQTVLNYFKDFKIGNYNELHGIYGYFLKGFMNACDYLASGSKYEILSAVKNGDLYTFDSLRKTQLIASKTKGSSFLIAPTGSGKTEASFLWADNNQTDNFSKRIFYVLPFTASINAMYNRLVKDLGSDELVGISHGKASYFIYKSVESGDYDESNFETKRIQNLTKKIYRPYKILTPFQLIKFFFGVKGFEMGLSELTNSLLILDEIHAYDARVTCLLLESLKILKSKFDVDIFIMSATLPSFLKNLFSKELDISNFISLDSKELDSFTRHKVNIINNCIENCCDKILNDINSGKKVLIVCNTVDKAQFIYEWFKEKDVDNSALLHSRFILKDRERIEKNLDNLNLLIGTQAIEVSLDIDYDVLYSEPAPLDALIQRFGRVNRRGWKDDIIKQVNIFKIGSDNDKYIYNQNLVNKTLDVLNNFDILPESKIQEIIDHVYSEGYDSKNQETFDEVKLSFNRLLKNIVPFINFNKDNDFYNLFDSYEVVPQKFREEYLDEINNKRYYKSMSYCLSISKGQFFKLQKDNNVEFDCNSNTYFIDVKYDSELGLKLSDEESTIL; this is encoded by the coding sequence ATGGTTATTTTAGCTAAACCTAATGAAACATTAATGGAGCATACGGAAAATACTTTAAAAGTTTTTAAATGTATTAAAGAATGTTATCCTGATGTTCCTAAAATATGTGGTGTTCCTGATTTTTGGGAACATCTTTTTTATATTTTATTTTTCCACGATTTTGGTAAAGCAGCAGTAGGTTTTCAAAATTCTTTAAATTCAAATAATTATTGGGGATATAGGCATGAAATACTATCTGCATGTTTTATTATTTCTTTAAATGATATTTTTCCAGAAGTTACAATAAATGCAATTGGTTTAACAATTATAACTCACCATAAAGATGTTAAAAAGTTAAGGAAAGATTATCAAATAAAAAATAAAGAAGCTAAACGTGTTTTTGACGAAAAATTATTTGAGTTAAAACCTAATTTTGATGAGTTAATATCTTATTTAAATTTAGTTCCAAAATTGAGCGAAAAATATTTGGGATATAAATTAAAAACGCCTAATAATATTTCTTTTGAAGATTTAAGAAGTGTTTATAATCAAACAGTGCTTAATTATTTTAAAGATTTTAAGATAGGTAATTATAATGAATTACATGGTATTTATGGTTATTTTTTAAAAGGTTTTATGAATGCTTGTGATTATTTAGCTTCAGGATCTAAATATGAAATACTTTCAGCAGTAAAAAATGGAGATTTATATACTTTTGATTCATTAAGAAAAACACAACTGATAGCTTCTAAAACAAAAGGAAGTAGTTTCTTAATAGCCCCAACTGGTAGTGGTAAAACAGAAGCTTCTTTTTTATGGGCGGATAATAATCAGACTGATAATTTTTCTAAAAGGATTTTTTATGTTTTGCCGTTTACTGCAAGCATAAATGCTATGTATAATAGATTAGTCAAAGATTTGGGCTCTGATGAATTAGTAGGCATTTCTCATGGTAAAGCATCTTATTTTATTTATAAATCTGTTGAGTCTGGAGATTATGATGAGTCTAACTTTGAAACTAAAAGAATTCAAAATTTAACAAAGAAAATATATAGGCCTTATAAAATTTTAACACCTTTTCAACTTATTAAATTCTTTTTTGGAGTTAAAGGTTTTGAAATGGGATTATCTGAATTAACAAACAGTTTATTAATTTTAGATGAAATTCATGCATATGATGCTAGAGTCACTTGTTTGTTATTAGAATCTCTTAAAATTTTAAAAAGTAAATTTGATGTAGATATTTTTATCATGTCTGCTACACTTCCGTCTTTTTTAAAAAATCTTTTTTCTAAGGAATTGGATATTTCTAATTTCATATCTTTAGATTCAAAAGAATTAGATTCATTTACTCGCCATAAAGTTAATATAATTAATAATTGTATTGAGAATTGTTGCGATAAAATATTAAATGATATAAATTCTGGTAAAAAAGTATTGATTGTCTGCAATACTGTGGATAAAGCCCAATTTATTTATGAATGGTTTAAGGAAAAGGATGTGGATAATTCTGCATTATTACATAGTAGATTTATATTAAAAGATAGGGAAAGAATAGAAAAAAATTTAGATAATTTAAATCTGTTAATAGGTACTCAAGCTATTGAAGTTTCTTTAGATATTGATTATGATGTTTTATATTCTGAGCCAGCTCCATTGGATGCATTAATTCAAAGATTTGGTAGGGTTAATCGCAGAGGATGGAAAGATGATATTATTAAACAGGTTAATATTTTTAAAATAGGGTCTGATAATGATAAATATATTTATAATCAAAATTTGGTTAATAAAACATTAGATGTTTTAAATAATTTTGATATTTTACCAGAAAGTAAAATTCAAGAGATTATTGATCATGTATACAGTGAGGGTTATGATTCAAAAAATCAAGAAACTTTTGATGAAGTAAAACTCTCTTTTAACAGGTTATTAAAAAATATTGTCCCTTTTATAAATTTTAATAAAGATAATGATTTTTATAATCTTTTTGATTCTTATGAGGTTGTTCCTCAAAAATTTAGGGAAGAATATTTGGATGAAATAAATAATAAACGATATTATAAATCTATGAGTTATTGTTTGTCAATTAGTAAAGGTCAATTTTTTAAACTTCAAAAGGATAATAATGTTGAATTTGATTGTAATAGCAATACTTACTTTATCGATGTAAAATATGATTCGGAATTGGGATTAAAACTTTCGGATGAAGAATCCACAATTTTATAA
- the cas8a1 gene encoding type I-B CRISPR-associated protein Cas8b1/Cst1: MSKNLDLKITGNPFIDAGIFALKGMLDKSINNITIEDIENEAKFISKLYLNDAWNKNMYSIFPNSSLVNNAIKGNRSEKYFDDLKCEIENIQDIQDEGSCIGCGRRNSVNVFGKSTIPLTGSGSLKNYFSFANDGADYCSLCAILTQFSPLLMYTCGGKFILLHSDSELVMSLWAKETIQNVDNQIALKDYTGCCNDGITRPVNAIFEIIIKVISLSDLWEDENPSLNFYYFTNYNQGPELEIYTLPMEVFNFLVDIPLEDKHNWNFILKKGYQFVKWDKKETFNKDKKNYYYKNKPNVVYNNLLLNKSILKYFYNFKYKKTYCSWKLVNAYIREVRKMDEKRIDAIKTVGDKLSKYIEINDSKKTLSSLENASSYNNFRNVLRKILKSKIKDDNELLFTFDDYVVNLFPEGNLTWRETQDLLLFRIYENLHDWMVENDFVEEVSEEELLEE; the protein is encoded by the coding sequence ATGTCTAAAAATTTAGATTTAAAAATAACTGGGAATCCTTTTATTGATGCAGGTATTTTTGCACTTAAAGGTATGCTAGATAAATCAATCAACAATATCACGATTGAAGATATTGAGAATGAAGCAAAATTCATTTCTAAACTTTATCTTAATGATGCTTGGAATAAAAATATGTATAGTATTTTTCCAAATTCTTCTTTAGTTAATAATGCCATTAAAGGAAATCGTTCAGAAAAATATTTTGATGATTTAAAATGTGAAATTGAAAATATTCAAGATATTCAAGATGAAGGTTCTTGTATAGGTTGTGGTAGAAGAAATTCAGTTAATGTGTTTGGAAAAAGTACAATTCCATTAACTGGATCTGGATCTTTAAAAAATTATTTTTCATTTGCTAATGATGGAGCAGATTATTGTTCATTATGTGCTATTTTAACTCAATTTTCTCCATTATTAATGTATACATGTGGAGGAAAATTTATTTTATTGCATTCTGATTCAGAATTAGTAATGAGTTTATGGGCTAAAGAAACGATTCAAAATGTGGATAATCAAATAGCATTGAAAGATTACACGGGTTGCTGTAATGATGGAATTACAAGACCAGTCAATGCAATTTTTGAAATTATTATAAAAGTGATTTCTTTATCTGATTTGTGGGAAGATGAAAATCCATCTTTGAATTTTTATTATTTTACTAATTATAATCAAGGACCAGAACTTGAAATTTATACATTGCCTATGGAGGTGTTTAATTTTTTAGTAGATATTCCATTAGAAGATAAACATAATTGGAATTTTATTCTTAAAAAAGGATATCAATTTGTTAAATGGGATAAAAAAGAAACTTTTAACAAGGATAAAAAAAATTATTATTACAAAAACAAACCAAATGTTGTTTATAACAATTTATTATTGAATAAATCTATTTTAAAGTACTTTTACAATTTTAAATATAAAAAAACTTATTGTTCATGGAAATTAGTTAATGCATATATAAGAGAGGTTAGAAAAATGGATGAAAAAAGAATTGATGCAATAAAAACTGTTGGAGATAAATTATCAAAATATATTGAAATTAATGATAGTAAAAAAACATTATCTAGTTTGGAGAATGCATCTTCATATAATAATTTTAGGAATGTTTTAAGAAAAATTCTTAAAAGTAAAATTAAAGATGATAATGAATTATTATTTACTTTTGATGATTATGTAGTTAATTTATTTCCTGAAGGTAATTTAACTTGGAGAGAAACTCAAGATTTGTTGCTTTTTAGAATATATGAAAACTTGCATGATTGGATGGTTGAAAATGATTTTGTTGAAGAAGTTTCAGAAGAAGAATTATTGGAGGAATAA
- the cas7i gene encoding type I-B CRISPR-associated protein Cas7/Cst2/DevR, with the protein MTNNVVGLMLIDAPHSALNNAGSDAGDRTDNIVRVKTIRKGMTRYPYVSGQALRYWWRETLEDKFDWEMSPISREKKIAFTSANPIEYPDDDVFGYMRAMSKKEGGTVTRISPLKNSPLIAVIGQNPTEDFGVMSRHEGDPVPYEHEFYSNILKGIFSIDLGAVGIFSESEKTGYKNMSADLLKLAEEKGLEHEEDKWIMDKDIRIKRTQDIINALPYLSGGAKSASHLTDVTPKIIVLAAIDGGNHIFMNIVREEKGELIFDLNALDEVISDYSDIIKSDIFIGVRTGFLKDTQDKIIEYAKNKENVHIGTIKEITDKFSDEIPKLI; encoded by the coding sequence ATGACAAATAATGTTGTAGGTTTAATGTTAATTGATGCACCTCATTCTGCGCTTAATAATGCAGGATCTGATGCTGGAGATAGAACAGATAATATTGTTAGAGTTAAAACTATTAGAAAAGGAATGACTAGGTATCCTTATGTTTCTGGTCAAGCTTTAAGGTATTGGTGGAGAGAAACTTTGGAAGATAAATTTGATTGGGAAATGTCTCCTATTAGTCGTGAAAAAAAGATTGCGTTCACAAGTGCTAATCCTATTGAATATCCTGATGATGATGTTTTTGGATATATGAGGGCTATGTCTAAAAAAGAAGGAGGAACTGTTACAAGAATTTCTCCTTTAAAAAATTCACCTCTAATTGCAGTAATTGGTCAGAATCCAACTGAAGATTTTGGAGTAATGTCTCGTCATGAAGGAGATCCTGTTCCTTATGAACATGAATTTTATTCAAATATTTTAAAAGGTATTTTTTCAATTGATTTAGGGGCTGTTGGAATATTTTCCGAAAGTGAAAAAACAGGATATAAAAATATGTCTGCTGATTTATTGAAATTAGCTGAAGAAAAAGGATTGGAACACGAAGAAGATAAATGGATAATGGATAAAGACATTAGAATTAAACGTACACAAGATATTATTAATGCATTACCTTATTTGTCTGGAGGAGCTAAATCCGCATCCCATTTAACAGATGTAACTCCAAAAATAATAGTTCTTGCTGCTATTGATGGTGGGAATCATATTTTCATGAATATTGTCCGTGAAGAAAAAGGAGAACTTATATTTGATTTGAATGCTTTAGATGAAGTAATTTCAGATTATTCTGATATTATTAAATCAGATATTTTCATTGGTGTTAGAACAGGATTTTTAAAAGATACTCAAGATAAAATAATTGAATATGCTAAAAATAAAGAAAATGTTCATATTGGAACTATTAAAGAGATAACTGATAAATTTTCTGATGAAATTCCTAAGTTGATTTAA